GGGGTTTTCCAGACCGAGCAAAATTTCGCGGCCCAGGCGAGCCATTCGCACAGCATCATCGACGGTGAAGCAACCGGCGGTGTTGGGCAGAAGAATGTAGCGGCGGGTATCGATGTGATCGAGCAAGTTGTGCCCTTGAGTGTCGATCAGTCGTTCCCGCCGCACCGCCACCGTGATGCAATCGGTGCCAGAAGCCGCCAGCGATTGGGCCATCAATTCATAATTGGCGTACTTGCCGGTGCCGACAATCAAACGACTCCGAAGCGTGTGCCGGCCCAGACGGAAGGAATCGGCGGAACGAGTATCGGCTGGTGCAGTGGGTTCTTTAAGAGTTGTGGGCATGGTTATTACGCAATAAATTGAAGATTACTGAGTGCTTCAGCCGCCGCCGACCAATGTGACTACCTCCAAACGGTCGCCGTCAGCAAGGCGATGCCGCTCATGTTGGGCCCGGGGCACAAGCTCCATATTGATTTCCACGGCCACATGGTGCGCTTGCAGTTCCAATTGGGCCAGCAATTGGGCCAGCGTGGCTCCCTCGGGGACCGTGCGTTGCCGACCATTCACGAAAATTTGCATTGCCATCCCGTGGTTCAATTGCAGTGCGTAGGCTGGGCCAAAGAAATCAGTCACCCGCGGATTTTACCGCGCTGCTGACACGCTGCCTACAGGCTGCGAAAGCATTCTCGAGTCCGCCCATGGCAGGTTTTTCGCCATCACTGATCACCGCTCGCTGCAGCAATCCCATCCCAATCACGGCGGCCGTACGGCAACGGTTCGCATCTGCATGGTTTGTAAGAGCACAAATCGCGTTGCTGACAGCATGGGGTTGGCTTGTGTCGTGCGGCCGATATTCCATTGCACACCGTAGGCCGCCAACGTGCCGGTGTTGAGTTCCAGCACGTAGATCAAGGCCAGCCCCGGCTGAAATTGCGACGGCCCCCGACGCAGCTCGGCCAAGCCCGTAACCATCAGGAATTTGGGGCTTTTGGACGGGTCGAGCTTCAGATCGGTCATCACGTTCGTTTCAAACACCGTGGTGAACTGGTAATTGTTCACGTTCATGGCCGCGCCTTTCAGAATGCCCGTTAGGGTATCGAGAAAATACACGCCTTCGACGGTGTTATCCAATAGGCCGGTTGCCAGTTGAAAGCCATCTTGCCCGCTGGTAGCAACGGCGTGCAACGGTTGGGCTGGCATGAAAATGGTCAGCAGAAAGCCCAACAACGCTCCCAGCGAAATCCACCCCAAGCGTGCGCGATTGACGGTTGGCAACATAGTATTAGCTCCGCTGAACGGCCGCGGCTGAAATCTGGGGTCTGCATTCGTAAATCAATCCGGAATGATAGCCCCTGGTTGCCTTCGCCGCCATACGGATGGCGGGACCTAAAACGCTGGGAATTTCCGCGCTCCGCTAGCATCCGCGGGAGCTTCTGGTAAAAAGTTTGTCAGGGACAGCCGTATTACATTTTTACGGGAGTGGAGCTTTCGTCATGGCCACAAACGGCGCGTTGAATCGCAAATTGCGGATGG
Above is a window of Pirellulales bacterium DNA encoding:
- the thiS gene encoding sulfur carrier protein ThiS codes for the protein MAMQIFVNGRQRTVPEGATLAQLLAQLELQAHHVAVEINMELVPRAQHERHRLADGDRLEVVTLVGGG